Below is a genomic region from Candidatus Binataceae bacterium.
AGCCCCAATCTAGTAGCTCCAGTTTTACGCCGGGCGCGACTCTAACAAATTTTTCCGCTTTATATGTGACGGTATCGTAGGGCGGAGTATTGATACAGCTCGGTGGTTTATAGTCCGGTATTGCTTGGGTCACGCTGCTCATACAAAGTGTGAGCAAAAGGATCATGGTAGGAGTCACTTTACCAAGTGTTCCCATAGTCTTTGATTGCCTCATCTCATTTATTAGGTCGTAGCCTTCGTCTGGATACAGCACGTACGTTGCGTTGCCGCTGTTCTTTTGGATTGCGGCCGCAATCTGCTCGGACTCGGGCTGCTGGGCGCGCGCGTAGGTTGCTCTTTGCCCATTCAGGATCGAAATCCAGATCTTGTCTGCCGCAAATAAGGCTGATGCATTGATTGACAATTCCCTGTCAGCCTGACACCTTGTACGATTTTTTGCCGAACCACTTCATCGAGAATACATTTCGCGTCGTGGTTTACCGGCATCCGATCCGCGGACCTACGTCAAGCTCCTGCAAGGGCTGGCCCTCCCGCCGAAATGGCACGGCAAAGCAGCTGCCAACATGGGGGCGAAGGCGATCATCTTGGACTCGGGCCACCGTAGTGGTCGGCAGGCGTCTTACTGACTCAGTCGCTTCAACTGATGTCATCGCTATTCGCCCTGCGGATAGTTTCACGTGTAGCAGCTGATGCTGATTTCAGAGGCAGACTAAGCGAGTAGGAAAACGCTCCTCGCAGAGCATCGAGCTAGTGCCACACGTCGCGCAGTGACATAGCGGAGAAACAGGCATCACTAGGAATCGGAGTCGAACGAACGTTTCGGTGATTTGAGAATCGTGACCTCATGAAACTTAGATACCGTGATCGTGATAAAGCCTTTTCATACCTAAGGTTCAGCGCCGAGTGTAGCCGCCCGCGGTGAAGAGGACCCCAATTTAAGGCTGGAAGTCAAACCAGAGTCGATGGTGAAGCAAGGAGGTGGATGCTCGCATCACGTTCCTCCTCAGCCGTGAAGCTCGGAAGTTCTTCATCCATAGGCTCACGGACCTCGCTACATCTCGTTCGTGGCCTCTACCGCGGGATATCTCCAACGAGGGTTGTCCTATGCATCACTCGGGGCGCCTCGCCGTAGTCGTGAACCGCATAATGTAAACGTACAGCCGTTGTCCCACATCACGGCATCGCACGGCGCCCACTGATGTCGATAAGTAAAATCCGGCCGGCAGCCCTGCTCGAACGAAAATTCCAAAAACCCCCGACTCTGTGCCTCGGTCAGCCCATCGATGCAATAGGCATAGAGTCGGTTCACATAGAGCCCTTTGCGTCCTGTTTCCGGATGAGTCCGCACTATCGGATGGCTTTGCGGAGGAGCCGTATTCTCAATCCCGGAGTAGGCGGCCAGCTTTGCTCCTCCGTGCCATGCTCGTAAATATTGGAGAAGACGCTTCATGCCGTCGGATAACGTTTCGTACGCCAGGTACTGGTTGGCAAACATGGTGTCGCCACCCGCTTCGGGCAAAACTTGCGCCGCCAGAATTGCATGCGCCGGGGGCGCAGGCATAAAAGAAAGGTCGGAGTGCCATTGCTCGGTGGTGAAGGCGTAGGCTTTGCCGCGGTTGATGCTCTCAGCCACGTCCGGATGATTGGGCATCTCGAGTTGCTTCAGATAAGGCGCGTGGAGCACTTCGCCCCAACGACGGGTGAAGATTGTTTGCGCCGCCGGATCAAGAAACTGCCCTCGGAACACCAACATGCAGTGATCGAGGAACGCCTGGTGAATCGTGGCAAAAGTGCCGTCGTCAAGAGGACGCTGAGATCGACCCCTTTTACCTCAGCTCCGATCGCACCAGTCAGACGTTTGACCGTAATCTGCGTCTGCATAGCTCGCCCTCCCTTTGTACCTTAGGGGTCGGACCCGCTCGCTGGTTAGACGGACCCGAACGAAAGGCTTGGAATCAAATCGGAAAGTTATCATGGTGAATTGTTCAGCTCGTCGAGCAGCACCTTGGCGTCCTTCAGGTCGGCGGTGTCGAATCATATGCACGCGCTCGCGGTGCGGGATTCGGATTTATCGCCAAGTACTCGGGGAATATGTGACTTGGCACCGTAGTCCACTGGGACGAGTTCGTAGTGCAATCCGTTTTTCCGAGCGACGTGCGGGATCATCAGATCGTGGTTGCGGACTATGCCCTCCCTTGTTCGCTGGGAGACCACGCGTGAGTCACTACCCGGCTCGCACGGTCCCGCAGGCCGCAGCGCGCGCCCCAGCCGCGATTGCCGTCCAGAAACTATGAACGGATCCGACCAATTATGACGGCATCGAGCCCAGATAGTCGCGCTTGCCGATGTTTACGCCGACGTGGCGAAGGATGTCGTACGCAGTCGTCGTATGGAAGCCTACTTGCGGCATTGCGAGGTGATACAGATAGCTCTGCGCCTTCATCGTGCGCTGCTGGCCGCCCATCGGAACCGTGACGTCCAAATCGTCTTTGCCGTCCAGCTGGTTGGGCCGCAGCCCCTTCAGAAAATCGACCGTCTTGTCGATGCGCGATTGTATCTCGGCCCAGCTGTTGTCCTGGTCCGGCAGGCTCGGCAGAGCGACCCCGGCGACGCGCCCGGCGCCGAGGGCGTGATTGCAGACCTGGCGCACCTGGCGCTCCAGCGTGAACATGTCGGGATAGAGCCGCAGATTGAGTATCGTGGCAGTGTCCCATTTGTGCGCCGTGGCGTGTTCTTCGGCTTTCTGCAGTATGGTCTTGAGGCCGCCGAGCAGCTGGAGGCAAACCGGCACAAAGCCGGAATATAGCGATATGGCCATCGGAGCTTCTCCCTCCTGCGGAGTTTATGACCCTCAACGGAGAATGATAGTTGCAGTTTCAGTGTCAGCCAGGGCGATCGCGTGAAAAGCCCAGCTACGAATGAAGAAGTTCACATTCTTTTACCTTGGAACTCCACTTTCCATGGAGGACAAACTGGACATCGCGCATACATAGAGTGGCATCTGGGTTCGCCAACCTCCAGAACTGTACCCAGGAAGTCTGTCGTCCAAGAACCATCCAGATCGTTGGTTAAGAAGCCTACATTCTCAAGGATAAGCGATGTTAGGGCTTCTTGAAGAACCCCGCAACTTGAAAGTCGAGGGTGCGGGCGATCTTCTGGATCCTAGCTAAGAAAGGTCGGCGGTTGCCCGAAGGATCTGCGAAAGGTGATGTTGACCCAAAAATTCCTGGAGGACGTTCTAGCTCTGAGAACCTTCGCTGTTCGAATCGGTCCCACGAGTCGCGAGTCTGGATCCAACTTCTAAAAAAAGCTCCCCTGCACCGGGATGGTTCTATCAGGCACGAGCAGCTCGGGCCCATCGTTGTTCAGGTTATTCACGAGTGCTGAGGCTCCACTCAGGACGAGGACGGGCTGTTGCGTGAAAGTCAAAAATTCTTTAAACAGCCAGGATTAAATCCTGTCCGCAAGGTAGCCGCGCCCTCTACGTATCGATGCAGTTGAAGCAGCTGCGCTACTCGACTACAAGTCGCAAATTCCGGCCGAAAAAACAGCCCTGCTCCGGTGAGCCGCATCGTGAGGGCGGCGGAAACGAAGGAGGGGTGGTATTTTACAGTGTACGAGCAGGCGCGTTCGAGGTGCTCGACGATAAGCTCAAGGTTGTCGGAACGTTGAACATGGCGGACTTTGAAGGCGCTGGAAGACCAGAAAAAATTCCGAAGCCGACAGGCTTGAGGCTGGACAGGCGCGGTTAGACCACTAACAATCGCGATAATGACGGTTGAACGCGACTAGCGGCTCTGCCGTAGAGACGAAGCGAATCCCGCCGTACGCGCATCGACCTGAGAATCTTTCTGCCATGGCAGGCGCACCTCCTCGGAGGCTACGAATCCGCGGTTTGTGATTTCAGAGGGTCGGTCTGGCGGTCAGAAATCGGGGATACCTTAGCCCCGAAGTCTTCGACCATTCGTCGTCGCAAAGTTGCGCTCCGATCGGTGGAGCTTTGCCGGGAATGGAACTGGCCTGCGTCGCGCGGAGCGCTGTATCAGGCTTGGCCTCGAATTGGGGCTGGTGTTTGAAGGAGGTTCAGGTGAATTGCGCAACTCCTCGAGCAGGGCCCTGGCGTCCTTTAGCTCGGCGGTGGCGAAGCCCTCGGTGAACAAGTGGAAGATCGCGCGGAGCTTTTACGAACGCCTCACGGCCTTGACGAACCCAATTGCCACGCGATCTGCAGCGCGATCGGTGGTGCGACCACTCCGAGATTGCTGCGCACTGGCGGCCATTATCCTGGGCAGAAACCGATCGTTGGGCGTTTCGCTGCCGGCGTTGTCATCGGGAGTTTGTGGTAGCGCTCTCAGCTCCTCCGTCGAACCGGGTGTTGGTAGCGATGGGATTTTCAGAAATGACAAGCCTAAGGGTCTCGAAAATTCGTGAGCCGAAGAACCTTAGAGAACACAGACCGTTCGCTAAAGCCATCGACAGGCGATGCTGAGTCTGGTCCAGAGACTGATCAAACGCGCCGGAACTGCGATCCGGTGTAGCCGTTAACCGCGTTGCGATAATCTTGCGTCGCTGAACAATGGAATCAAAACCTTCTTTGGCCAACCCGAACGAAAGCGGAGCCATCGAGCCGAGGGCTCATCAGCAGCCCCACAAGTGGCTGGTGGC
It encodes:
- a CDS encoding DUF1993 domain-containing protein, with amino-acid sequence MAISLYSGFVPVCLQLLGGLKTILQKAEEHATAHKWDTATILNLRLYPDMFTLERQVRQVCNHALGAGRVAGVALPSLPDQDNSWAEIQSRIDKTVDFLKGLRPNQLDGKDDLDVTVPMGGQQRTMKAQSYLYHLAMPQVGFHTTTAYDILRHVGVNIGKRDYLGSMPS